One genomic region from Arthrobacter sp. YN encodes:
- a CDS encoding LpqB family beta-propeller domain-containing protein translates to MVRLRRSRAVVVVLAVLMVLLASCAQIPRSGPVGKSKDEGAGNPNAPVFFPAAPRAGSSPETVIEDFYMAGSGYEDDYPVARQYLTQAQSVTWKPDKRAIVFREAQVVKAAGENEYLYELDLAYSVDADGVATQFPPGTKETIPLTLEQVEGQWRISKVPDGTAIPEETFKVIYGAFPIYFYDPTFTYAVPDYRWFIKKNTVKSMTSAVLAGPAPYLRGAVVSAFPSGMKLARESVPVVSGSAQVDLSAKELFDASAEDRQRMQNQLALTFRDQPDVINVQLRADQDLVRVEDNGTVLPPVVDKSVPARQIAVNNGDLVRYENNRMTPLPDIQPVSGLGPHSPAESPVSQTAAFLNGDKTTLYAIEPGQPARQLTTRSTLTGPSFSPHDWVWTAGPGANGAAEVVAFKPTGIAPGMAIPNVTITPAWLSGRTVKDFRVSREGTRALVISEANGKSTVQITGIVRNADGVPKDLTSPITLVSTGSADQGVWVNSSTVAVMSGSATGTVVPELLSLESGEPQQLAPWDGLTSLSAGNGSEQIYGQSEAGVFQRVGNGWELQLKGPTEPAFPG, encoded by the coding sequence ATGGTACGTCTCCGGCGTTCACGGGCGGTTGTGGTCGTCCTGGCGGTGCTGATGGTGTTGCTGGCTTCCTGTGCACAGATTCCACGGTCCGGTCCTGTAGGCAAGAGTAAGGATGAGGGGGCAGGCAATCCCAATGCGCCGGTCTTCTTTCCGGCGGCTCCGCGCGCGGGTTCGAGTCCGGAGACTGTGATCGAGGACTTCTACATGGCGGGCAGCGGTTATGAGGACGATTACCCTGTTGCACGCCAGTACCTGACGCAGGCACAGTCCGTCACCTGGAAACCGGACAAGCGAGCCATCGTTTTTCGCGAGGCGCAGGTAGTCAAGGCCGCGGGGGAGAACGAGTACCTCTACGAATTGGACCTCGCGTATTCGGTGGATGCCGATGGCGTGGCAACGCAATTCCCGCCGGGTACCAAGGAGACCATTCCGCTGACTCTCGAGCAGGTGGAAGGCCAATGGCGGATTTCCAAGGTGCCTGACGGGACGGCCATACCGGAAGAGACGTTCAAGGTCATTTATGGGGCCTTCCCCATCTATTTCTACGACCCCACGTTTACCTATGCCGTGCCCGACTACCGGTGGTTCATCAAGAAGAACACGGTCAAGTCCATGACTTCTGCCGTGCTGGCCGGCCCTGCTCCATACCTTCGGGGGGCAGTTGTCAGCGCCTTCCCTTCCGGTATGAAACTCGCACGGGAATCCGTTCCGGTGGTCTCCGGTTCTGCGCAGGTGGACCTGTCCGCCAAGGAACTGTTTGATGCCTCGGCGGAGGACCGCCAGAGGATGCAGAACCAATTGGCGTTGACCTTCCGCGACCAGCCCGATGTCATCAACGTCCAACTGCGGGCGGATCAGGACCTGGTACGGGTTGAGGACAACGGCACCGTGTTGCCTCCCGTCGTGGACAAGAGCGTTCCGGCCCGCCAGATTGCTGTGAACAACGGCGATTTGGTGCGCTATGAGAACAACAGGATGACTCCGCTTCCTGACATACAACCCGTGTCCGGGTTGGGGCCCCACTCGCCGGCTGAGTCCCCCGTGTCCCAAACGGCCGCGTTCCTCAACGGTGACAAGACAACCCTGTATGCAATCGAACCCGGGCAGCCCGCACGCCAGCTGACTACCAGGAGCACGCTCACGGGGCCGTCATTCAGCCCACACGACTGGGTATGGACCGCAGGGCCGGGTGCCAACGGGGCTGCCGAAGTGGTGGCCTTCAAACCCACGGGCATTGCACCTGGCATGGCCATTCCCAATGTCACCATCACCCCTGCCTGGCTGTCCGGGCGGACCGTCAAGGACTTCAGGGTTTCCCGGGAAGGGACCAGGGCGCTGGTCATTTCTGAAGCAAACGGGAAGTCAACGGTGCAGATTACCGGAATAGTCCGGAATGCCGACGGCGTCCCCAAAGACCTCACATCGCCCATCACCTTGGTCAGCACCGGATCTGCTGACCAGGGAGTCTGGGTCAACAGTTCAACGGTGGCTGTGATGTCCGGATCGGCGACGGGAACCGTGGTTCCCGAGCTGCTTTCCCTCGAATCGGGAGAGCCGCAGCAACTGGCCCCCTGGGACGGCCTGACCAGTCTCAGTGCCGGCAACGGCTCCGAGCAGATTTATGGGCAGTCCGAGGCCGGGGTGTTCCAACGGGTCGGCAACGGATGGGAGCTCCAACTGAAAGGACCCACGGAGCCCGCCTTCCCCGGCTAG
- the mtrA gene encoding MtrAB system response regulator MtrA — MKARILVVDDDEALAEMIGIVLRNDGFEPVFCADGGQALEVFRSSKPDLVLLDLMLPGSDGIEVCRQIRGESDVPIVMLTAKSDTSDVVRGLESGADDYVPKPFKPAELVARVRARLRPGDQKAPETLRIADVTIDVAGHLVTRGGERISLTPLEFDLLVALARKPWQVFTRELLLEQVWGYRHAADTRLVNVHVQRLRSKIERDPEAPEVVLTVRGVGYKAGS, encoded by the coding sequence ATGAAGGCACGCATTCTGGTAGTTGACGACGACGAAGCGCTCGCAGAGATGATTGGCATCGTCTTGCGCAATGATGGCTTCGAGCCGGTGTTCTGCGCAGATGGCGGCCAGGCCTTGGAGGTCTTCCGTTCTTCCAAGCCGGACTTGGTGCTGCTGGACCTCATGCTGCCGGGCTCCGACGGCATCGAGGTGTGCCGGCAAATCCGCGGTGAGTCCGACGTCCCCATCGTCATGCTCACGGCAAAGTCCGATACCTCCGACGTGGTCCGGGGGCTGGAATCCGGTGCCGACGATTACGTGCCCAAGCCCTTTAAACCCGCCGAGCTTGTGGCGCGTGTTCGTGCGCGGCTCCGCCCGGGCGATCAGAAGGCACCCGAAACCCTGCGTATTGCTGACGTGACCATCGACGTCGCCGGCCACTTGGTCACCCGCGGCGGCGAGCGGATTTCGCTCACCCCCTTGGAATTTGATCTCCTGGTGGCCCTGGCGCGGAAGCCTTGGCAGGTCTTTACCCGCGAACTCCTCCTTGAGCAGGTTTGGGGCTACCGCCATGCCGCGGACACGCGTTTGGTCAATGTCCACGTCCAGCGTCTGCGCTCCAAGATCGAACGCGACCCGGAGGCGCCTGAGGTCGTTTTGACGGTGCGTGGTGTCGGATATAAAGCAGGTTCCTGA
- a CDS encoding proline-rich domain-containing protein, producing MRPLQFGEILDGSFQTIRRNAASMFGSALIVQALGAVFIGIVTVGMFQLSMSFESVSTEAEFTEAMGPFLAIMAGTLGVSVLIGFLGSVLQGVLVVPVARSVLNRRTGFKQMWKLAGRRIWPLLGVALLLTLGGLLAATAVVGISVLLFTSMGPGALLLVLPLGLGSVVAFVWIGLKVMLAPAAIVVERTGVFGGLLRSWQLTRNNWWRIFGITLVVAIMVGVIAQIVQIPASLAAAAIGEVVTPHPDAESIASTLVITTVISSAIGALVGSVTFAFQASVFALIYMDLRMRRDGLDVELMRLMETGADPDGVPGGPPAQAGNPAQPGNPAQAGNPAQPGNPAQPGYPPTNLQNPPSQPQAPMWPPNGGQFPSAPPSGPRPPA from the coding sequence TTGCGTCCACTGCAGTTCGGCGAGATCCTGGATGGCTCGTTCCAGACAATCCGTCGCAACGCCGCTTCCATGTTTGGATCAGCGCTGATCGTACAAGCACTCGGTGCGGTGTTCATCGGGATCGTCACAGTGGGGATGTTCCAGCTCTCGATGTCCTTTGAATCCGTCAGCACTGAGGCGGAATTCACCGAAGCCATGGGTCCTTTCCTGGCCATCATGGCCGGCACTTTGGGTGTCTCGGTCCTGATCGGTTTTCTTGGTTCGGTCCTTCAAGGGGTCCTGGTGGTGCCGGTGGCGCGCTCGGTCCTCAACCGGCGTACGGGCTTCAAACAGATGTGGAAACTTGCCGGCCGAAGGATCTGGCCGCTGCTGGGCGTTGCTCTCCTGTTGACACTCGGCGGGCTTCTGGCAGCAACTGCGGTGGTGGGGATTTCGGTGCTGTTGTTCACTTCCATGGGCCCCGGAGCCCTGCTCCTTGTCTTGCCTCTGGGCCTGGGATCGGTAGTGGCCTTCGTTTGGATCGGGCTGAAGGTGATGCTGGCGCCCGCCGCGATCGTGGTTGAGCGGACAGGCGTCTTCGGCGGACTTCTCAGGTCCTGGCAGCTGACCAGGAACAACTGGTGGCGAATCTTCGGCATTACCCTTGTGGTCGCCATAATGGTGGGCGTCATCGCCCAGATTGTCCAGATCCCGGCTTCCCTGGCAGCGGCGGCCATTGGCGAGGTGGTTACTCCCCACCCGGACGCTGAGTCGATTGCTTCCACCCTGGTGATCACCACTGTGATTTCTTCAGCTATCGGCGCTCTGGTGGGGTCCGTGACGTTCGCTTTCCAAGCCTCGGTGTTCGCCTTGATTTATATGGATCTGCGGATGCGCCGGGATGGTTTGGACGTTGAGCTGATGCGACTGATGGAAACCGGCGCCGATCCTGATGGCGTGCCGGGAGGCCCGCCAGCCCAAGCCGGAAACCCGGCCCAACCCGGAAACCCTGCCCAAGCCGGAAACCCGGCCCAACCCGGAAACCCTGCCCAACCCGGATACCCGCCGACCAACCTCCAAAACCCGCCGAGCCAGCCCCAAGCCCCCATGTGGCCACCGAACGGCGGGCAGTTCCCGTCTGCGCCTCCGTCCGGGCCACGGCCACCGGCATGA
- a CDS encoding winged helix-turn-helix domain-containing protein: MTASLSLSQARRIALAAQGLAKIRPAGPVTPRAVGRTFAQLQLVQIDSVNVVARSHYLPFFSRLGDYDPRILHAMAGRKPRRMMEYWAHEASFIRPEHFQDLLVWQKRGWVGAHNLEPVVRQDMEGRILAALTAGKPMTASELTAELGHNEEADRGNWGWNWNIVKRVLEHLFEQGRISAASRTQQFERKYTLTSKVVPAMAQPGGTPEETLDRLMDAAAQAHGIGTVRCFSDYFRTPLKAGADSVQRLVRAGRLHPVSVRGWDRETYKHVNARIPRRAVGRALLSPFDSLVFERRRLEELFGFHYRIEIYTPAAKRQFGYYVLPFLLRDAVVARVDLKADRASGQLLVRSAFAEVGAPADTAVELAAELELMAAWLRLQEVVVWPVGDLAGVLAEAVADGADGRGGPLQSDSPLRGERGNVALVSPVD; encoded by the coding sequence ATGACCGCTTCGCTGAGCCTGTCACAGGCACGGCGGATCGCATTGGCAGCTCAAGGATTGGCTAAGATCCGGCCCGCCGGCCCCGTGACACCACGGGCGGTGGGCCGGACCTTTGCCCAACTCCAGCTAGTTCAGATCGATTCCGTGAACGTGGTGGCACGAAGCCACTACCTGCCGTTCTTCTCCCGTCTGGGTGACTACGACCCCCGCATCCTCCATGCCATGGCTGGACGGAAACCCCGCAGGATGATGGAGTACTGGGCTCACGAGGCAAGCTTTATCCGCCCGGAGCACTTTCAAGACCTCTTGGTGTGGCAAAAGCGGGGTTGGGTGGGCGCCCACAACCTTGAGCCAGTTGTCCGTCAGGATATGGAAGGCCGCATTCTCGCTGCACTCACTGCCGGAAAACCCATGACGGCGTCGGAACTGACGGCCGAGCTCGGACACAACGAGGAAGCTGACCGTGGCAACTGGGGATGGAATTGGAACATCGTTAAGCGGGTCCTGGAACATCTGTTTGAACAGGGACGCATTTCTGCCGCCTCACGCACACAGCAATTCGAACGCAAGTACACCTTGACCTCCAAGGTTGTTCCTGCCATGGCACAGCCCGGGGGTACTCCGGAAGAAACGCTCGACCGCCTGATGGACGCGGCCGCCCAGGCACATGGCATCGGCACTGTGCGCTGCTTTTCCGACTACTTCCGTACGCCACTGAAAGCCGGAGCGGACTCGGTCCAGCGATTGGTCCGGGCAGGGCGCCTCCATCCAGTCTCTGTGCGTGGTTGGGACAGGGAAACCTACAAGCACGTCAATGCCAGGATTCCACGCCGGGCGGTCGGGCGTGCACTGCTGAGCCCATTCGACTCGCTGGTCTTTGAGCGACGGCGTCTTGAGGAACTGTTCGGCTTCCACTATCGGATTGAGATCTACACTCCCGCGGCCAAGCGTCAGTTCGGCTACTACGTTCTCCCATTCCTCCTCAGGGACGCTGTCGTCGCAAGAGTGGACTTGAAGGCTGACCGCGCGTCCGGCCAGCTTCTGGTGCGTTCGGCGTTCGCGGAGGTTGGCGCTCCGGCGGATACCGCCGTCGAACTTGCTGCCGAGCTGGAACTCATGGCCGCTTGGCTTAGGCTGCAGGAGGTAGTGGTGTGGCCTGTGGGGGACCTCGCCGGCGTTCTCGCCGAAGCTGTGGCGGACGGGGCTGATGGCCGGGGCGGGCCGCTGCAATCGGACAGTCCGCTCAGAGGTGAACGCGGCAACGTGGCGCTGGTCTCTCCCGTAGACTGA
- a CDS encoding DUF4350 domain-containing protein, which yields MTTSLAKDSTVQGEAAALQQPTGKGFRVWFRKHLAWILIGALLAGLVTYLVVSSVSGAKDPRPLSSRNPAPDGAMALAEILGRHGVAVTATDTLAETMDALADRDDATVLLYDPRGFLDRTQLEGITDAADHVVLVNPRLRTLNSLEQDFRPGGVVPEATKGLEPRCDQDDAAAAGMVSAQGFIYSGPVVCYPVAGKASGLYAASGDGRVVVLGSTDLVDNQHLASEGNAALALRTLGKDQNLVWYLPGVGDLATTDSTPTLNELAPRWLAFVGPWLGIVALLAIAWRGRRLGPLVFEPLPVVVKAAETAEGRARLYQDSRAVGRAAENLRAGTLARLARHFNLGVDATPEAIVDASARRVERPASEVRSVLLDVRPDNEGQLVQWAQQIERIEQEATAR from the coding sequence ATGACCACATCCTTGGCGAAGGACAGCACGGTCCAAGGCGAAGCTGCTGCCCTCCAGCAGCCCACGGGCAAAGGTTTCCGCGTCTGGTTCCGGAAACACTTGGCATGGATCCTCATTGGCGCACTCCTGGCCGGTCTGGTGACCTACCTGGTTGTTTCGAGTGTCTCGGGCGCCAAGGATCCGCGGCCGCTGTCCTCCCGGAACCCGGCCCCGGATGGCGCCATGGCGTTGGCTGAAATCCTGGGGCGCCACGGCGTCGCAGTGACAGCCACGGATACCCTGGCGGAGACCATGGATGCCTTGGCCGACCGGGATGACGCCACGGTCCTCCTCTACGACCCCCGCGGCTTCCTCGACCGGACACAGCTGGAAGGCATCACGGATGCCGCGGACCACGTGGTGCTGGTCAATCCACGCCTCAGGACACTCAACTCACTGGAGCAGGACTTCCGGCCCGGCGGCGTGGTTCCTGAAGCAACGAAGGGTCTTGAACCACGCTGCGATCAGGACGATGCCGCAGCGGCGGGCATGGTCTCTGCCCAGGGCTTCATCTATTCGGGACCCGTCGTGTGCTACCCCGTCGCGGGCAAGGCCTCGGGTCTCTATGCGGCGTCCGGCGACGGCCGCGTGGTGGTCCTTGGCAGTACGGACCTGGTTGACAACCAGCACCTCGCCTCAGAAGGCAACGCAGCCCTCGCACTCCGCACCTTGGGCAAGGATCAGAACCTTGTCTGGTACTTGCCCGGAGTTGGTGACCTCGCTACGACTGATTCGACTCCTACCCTGAACGAGTTGGCACCCCGGTGGCTGGCGTTCGTGGGTCCGTGGCTGGGAATCGTGGCGCTCCTGGCCATCGCTTGGCGGGGTCGACGCCTTGGCCCGCTGGTTTTCGAGCCGCTTCCCGTTGTGGTGAAGGCTGCTGAGACCGCAGAGGGCAGGGCGCGTCTTTATCAGGACTCGCGGGCAGTGGGGCGTGCGGCCGAGAACCTCCGGGCGGGCACCTTGGCCCGCTTGGCGCGGCACTTCAATCTGGGGGTGGATGCCACCCCGGAAGCAATTGTGGACGCCTCAGCCAGACGTGTGGAGCGGCCGGCTTCAGAAGTCAGGTCTGTGCTGCTCGACGTCCGGCCGGACAACGAAGGACAACTGGTGCAATGGGCACAACAGATCGAACGAATCGAACAGGAGGCGACCGCCCGATGA
- a CDS encoding ComF family protein — protein MITPDTGTAPGTGTHSVIGAGSVLGRGSDQGAASESSIGTRRLQPLRARDPDLHPVDPGRARRRGPDQQGLGRLLAVLQGTVVDLLRLLVPVDCVCCSVEDTVLCGGCAKRVRQLCSQPFRAEQESPALVETDGTVKIGVVAAGPYRDELAQCLLSFKRFGQWRLAGVLAPCLGKAVERAIGGKSGLCLVPVPTSGRAYRMRGFSPLHLLLLCLRMRGMVPGCPSIDALEKRRDSPAAYISRDSIRSLLARAADSLAGQGTWGSGAGQKGLGRGARASRVRGSMRVRSRSLKEIRGRKCILVDDVLTTGATLAEAMRAVETAGGVVCGAVVLAATRPPAYAFNSARRDPC, from the coding sequence ATGATCACACCAGATACGGGGACCGCGCCGGGCACTGGAACTCACTCTGTCATTGGGGCAGGCTCTGTCCTCGGGAGAGGCTCCGACCAAGGTGCTGCTTCCGAATCCAGTATCGGGACACGCAGACTGCAGCCTCTGCGGGCACGCGACCCGGACCTTCACCCGGTGGATCCCGGCCGGGCCCGACGTCGTGGTCCGGATCAACAGGGGCTGGGCCGGTTGCTGGCGGTGCTCCAAGGTACCGTTGTCGATCTGCTGAGGCTGCTGGTCCCCGTGGATTGTGTCTGCTGTTCAGTGGAGGACACGGTGTTATGTGGAGGCTGCGCAAAGCGCGTCCGCCAACTCTGCAGCCAACCCTTCCGTGCAGAACAGGAATCGCCCGCATTGGTTGAGACGGATGGCACGGTAAAGATCGGGGTGGTGGCCGCCGGCCCATACCGTGATGAGCTGGCACAGTGCCTCTTGTCCTTTAAGCGCTTCGGCCAGTGGCGCTTGGCCGGGGTCTTGGCGCCATGTCTGGGCAAGGCAGTGGAACGGGCCATCGGAGGTAAATCCGGATTATGTCTTGTGCCAGTTCCTACCAGCGGCCGGGCATACCGCATGCGGGGATTCAGTCCGCTGCACCTCTTGCTTTTGTGCTTGCGGATGCGAGGCATGGTGCCGGGATGCCCAAGCATTGACGCGCTTGAGAAGAGACGCGATTCGCCGGCAGCGTACATCAGCAGGGATTCGATCAGGTCCCTGCTTGCCCGGGCCGCCGATTCTCTTGCCGGCCAGGGGACATGGGGCTCCGGCGCGGGCCAAAAAGGGCTGGGACGTGGCGCGCGGGCCAGCAGGGTCCGCGGATCCATGCGCGTACGAAGCCGATCCCTCAAGGAGATCAGAGGCAGGAAGTGCATTCTCGTAGACGATGTCCTCACTACCGGCGCCACCCTTGCCGAAGCGATGAGGGCGGTGGAAACCGCGGGTGGTGTGGTCTGCGGGGCTGTTGTCCTCGCGGCCACGAGGCCACCAGCCTATGCTTTCAACAGTGCAAGGCGCGATCCCTGTTAA
- the mtrB gene encoding MtrAB system histidine kinase MtrB codes for MVSDIKQVPESPVGKTGAAGEGPDTQGQDGAGVHQMTPAESTTSESTPAPSPAPSLGGSASPSPGQPSSSGQPARSVRSLPWIITRARIWTRRGLILVLRVSRLVSLGIRQIRPGIRYLWRSVLRRWRRSLEFRTVLTTLLLAVTSFAIVGAYLSNQIANNLFQERLAQAESESRYNVKQVQDTFDGAQVTDQSSVITLVYDTLTAVEGRGSVIQRRYVFEAKPEQTKPRNRWVESRASDQLTVRVIPPELRKAVQEGGKQQFWASTQFPVGNEDRPGIAVGNMVTFNGTSYELYLIYDLNTAQQTLDEIQNVLWAGGAALVLMIWAIAWYVTRNVVSPVSHAAVVSEKLAAGQLQERMVVKGEDEVARLGASFNHMAASLQEQITQLATLSQMQQRFVSDVSHELRTPLTTVRMAAEVLFDARDDFDPMNKRSAELLYHQVERFQSLLSDLLEISRFDAGAAVLDAEPQDIFQVISHVMDGAAPVAAEYGSEVRLNARQKSIVVEMDSRRIDRILRNLLLNALEHGEGKPIHISVAANHDAVAVSVRDHGIGMTQTEAARVFDRFWRADPARARTTGGSGLGLSIAAEDTKLHNGWLQAWGRKGSGSNFRLTLPLRQGGTIVKSPLQLEPADIEFPGTASERHMLLLGTESGIAPQSSPSGAGKPSADDDSGERD; via the coding sequence GTGGTGTCGGATATAAAGCAGGTTCCTGAGTCCCCGGTCGGCAAGACCGGCGCGGCAGGAGAGGGCCCTGATACCCAGGGGCAGGACGGGGCCGGTGTCCATCAGATGACACCGGCTGAGTCAACCACCTCCGAATCGACGCCCGCCCCGTCCCCCGCCCCGTCACTTGGGGGGTCTGCCTCGCCTTCCCCAGGGCAACCGTCGTCCTCCGGGCAACCGGCACGGAGTGTGCGGTCCCTGCCGTGGATTATTACCCGGGCGAGGATATGGACGCGACGCGGACTCATCCTGGTTCTGCGGGTTTCGCGGTTGGTATCCCTCGGCATCCGGCAGATCAGGCCGGGAATTCGCTACCTCTGGCGCTCAGTGCTCAGGCGCTGGCGGCGCTCGCTGGAGTTCAGGACAGTCCTCACCACCTTGTTGCTGGCAGTGACATCCTTCGCAATCGTGGGCGCGTACCTGTCGAACCAGATCGCGAACAACCTTTTCCAGGAGCGTCTGGCCCAAGCGGAATCCGAGTCGCGCTACAACGTCAAGCAGGTTCAAGACACGTTCGACGGCGCGCAAGTCACCGATCAGTCCAGCGTCATCACCCTTGTTTACGACACCTTGACCGCCGTTGAGGGTCGTGGTTCGGTCATCCAACGCCGCTACGTCTTTGAAGCGAAACCTGAACAGACCAAGCCCCGCAATCGCTGGGTCGAGTCACGTGCATCGGATCAACTGACGGTCCGGGTCATACCGCCGGAGTTGCGGAAAGCCGTCCAGGAAGGTGGCAAGCAGCAGTTCTGGGCCTCCACCCAGTTCCCTGTCGGCAATGAGGACCGCCCCGGCATAGCGGTCGGCAACATGGTGACGTTCAATGGCACATCCTATGAGCTGTACCTTATCTATGACCTCAACACCGCCCAGCAGACGTTGGACGAAATCCAGAACGTCCTTTGGGCAGGCGGGGCAGCGCTGGTCCTCATGATCTGGGCCATCGCTTGGTACGTCACACGCAATGTGGTCAGTCCTGTCAGCCACGCTGCCGTGGTCTCCGAAAAGCTCGCGGCAGGACAGCTCCAGGAGCGCATGGTGGTCAAGGGCGAGGATGAGGTCGCGAGATTGGGCGCTTCGTTCAACCACATGGCTGCCAGCCTGCAGGAGCAGATCACCCAATTGGCCACTTTGTCGCAAATGCAGCAGCGGTTTGTCTCCGATGTCTCGCATGAGCTACGGACGCCGCTCACCACGGTCCGAATGGCTGCCGAGGTCCTCTTCGACGCCCGTGACGACTTTGACCCCATGAACAAAAGGTCGGCCGAGCTCCTTTACCACCAGGTCGAGCGCTTTCAGTCGTTGCTTTCCGACCTGCTGGAGATCTCCCGCTTCGACGCCGGGGCAGCTGTTCTGGATGCAGAACCCCAGGACATTTTCCAAGTCATCTCCCACGTCATGGACGGCGCCGCGCCTGTCGCTGCAGAGTACGGCTCAGAAGTCCGGCTGAATGCCCGGCAAAAGAGCATCGTGGTGGAAATGGACTCCCGGAGGATTGACCGGATCCTCCGCAATTTGCTGCTCAACGCCCTGGAACACGGAGAAGGCAAACCGATTCACATATCCGTGGCAGCCAACCACGACGCTGTGGCAGTTTCCGTAAGGGACCACGGCATCGGCATGACCCAGACTGAGGCCGCGAGGGTTTTCGACCGATTCTGGCGTGCAGATCCTGCACGCGCCCGGACCACGGGCGGCAGCGGCTTGGGCCTCTCCATTGCCGCCGAGGATACCAAGCTGCACAACGGCTGGCTTCAGGCGTGGGGCCGCAAGGGATCCGGTTCCAATTTCCGGTTGACCCTGCCCCTTCGCCAGGGTGGCACCATCGTGAAATCACCGCTTCAGCTCGAACCTGCTGACATTGAATTCCCTGGCACCGCAAGCGAGCGGCACATGCTCCTTCTGGGTACAGAGTCCGGGATTGCCCCGCAATCGTCCCCTTCCGGTGCCGGAAAGCCTTCGGCTGATGATGACTCTGGGGAGAGGGACTGA
- a CDS encoding DUF4129 domain-containing protein, translated as MTLSLLDASTTLAAMEPPVTPDREEGRRWAAEELSKPQYPDAQPAWLEQLWRDFLDWLSSLEGDGMGQGPDLAVPLMIAVALAIIIAAVVVVRPRLNARRKAAAADIYGDDDSVDSEGYRKRAATAADDGNWPAAVVDQFRALVRSAEERDIIDPRAGRTADEAAGQLGQVFGAAQSRLDAAARLFDAVRYGEQGASATDFEDVRGLDADLLEMKPDFAGQAHTGFAVPR; from the coding sequence ATGACACTGAGCCTGCTGGATGCATCCACCACGTTGGCGGCCATGGAACCGCCCGTGACGCCGGACCGCGAAGAGGGGCGGCGCTGGGCGGCTGAAGAACTTTCCAAACCCCAATACCCGGACGCCCAACCTGCTTGGCTGGAGCAGTTGTGGCGTGATTTTCTCGACTGGTTATCGTCGTTGGAAGGCGACGGGATGGGCCAGGGACCTGACCTTGCTGTTCCTCTGATGATCGCCGTGGCTCTTGCGATCATCATCGCTGCGGTTGTTGTGGTCCGGCCCAGGTTGAATGCACGCCGAAAAGCCGCTGCAGCGGACATCTATGGGGATGACGACAGTGTGGATTCGGAAGGCTACCGGAAGCGCGCGGCAACCGCGGCCGACGACGGCAACTGGCCGGCCGCCGTCGTCGACCAGTTCCGGGCGCTGGTCCGCTCCGCGGAGGAGCGTGACATCATTGACCCGCGCGCAGGGCGGACGGCTGATGAAGCGGCAGGTCAGCTTGGACAGGTGTTCGGCGCAGCGCAGTCCCGGCTGGATGCAGCCGCCCGCCTTTTTGACGCTGTGCGCTATGGCGAGCAAGGTGCATCAGCGACTGACTTCGAGGATGTCCGCGGACTCGATGCAGACCTCCTGGAGATGAAACCAGACTTTGCCGGTCAGGCCCACACCGGATTCGCGGTGCCGCGATGA
- the hpf gene encoding ribosome hibernation-promoting factor, HPF/YfiA family encodes MEFMISGRNLTVSDRFREYAGEKISKIESLGDKVQRVDAKVSKETNPRQTPGQLTVEVTVLGRGPVIRAEATAADKFAAFDLAYNKLLERLRRAKDRKKVHHGRHTPKAVREATATLEPASPSEPLYVEASNHQEPVPAADERSPYEIENDIPAGDSPVLIRRKVFPAASLTLDDAVDNMELVGHNFYLFLDKETNAPSVVYRRNGWTYGVITLDSTCEPGEEAVEEKIHAYRSDDEASRAK; translated from the coding sequence ATGGAGTTCATGATCAGCGGACGAAATCTCACAGTTTCTGACCGCTTTCGCGAATACGCCGGCGAGAAAATCTCAAAGATTGAATCGCTGGGGGATAAGGTCCAGCGAGTCGACGCCAAAGTTTCCAAGGAAACCAACCCGAGGCAAACGCCAGGCCAGCTCACCGTAGAAGTGACAGTCCTGGGCCGCGGCCCCGTCATCCGTGCCGAGGCCACAGCCGCTGACAAATTCGCTGCCTTCGATCTCGCGTACAACAAGCTTCTTGAGAGGCTTCGCCGTGCGAAAGACCGGAAAAAGGTGCACCACGGACGCCACACCCCGAAAGCCGTGCGGGAGGCCACCGCAACACTCGAGCCAGCCAGCCCGAGCGAACCGCTCTACGTCGAGGCGAGCAACCACCAAGAACCCGTTCCCGCCGCAGACGAGCGTTCTCCTTATGAGATCGAGAACGACATTCCGGCAGGCGATTCACCCGTCCTGATCCGCCGGAAAGTCTTCCCCGCAGCTTCCCTGACACTGGATGACGCTGTGGACAATATGGAACTCGTTGGCCACAACTTCTACCTTTTCCTGGACAAGGAAACCAACGCGCCGTCGGTTGTCTACCGGCGCAACGGTTGGACCTACGGCGTGATCACCCTCGACTCCACCTGTGAACCGGGTGAGGAGGCTGTGGAAGAGAAGATCCACGCCTACCGTTCCGATGATGAGGCGTCCAGGGCCAAATAG